A window from Phaenicophaeus curvirostris isolate KB17595 chromosome 13, BPBGC_Pcur_1.0, whole genome shotgun sequence encodes these proteins:
- the GLA gene encoding alpha-galactosidase A: MASALRSWFFWAPVSWWLGGVSALDNGLARTPPMGWLHWERFLCATDCGADPRRCVSEKLFVEMADMMVAEGWRDAGYEFVCIDDCWMAPTRDEHGRLQADPERFPSGIRRLADYVHSKGLKLGIYSDVGNKTCAGFPGSYNYYDLDAQTFASWGVDLLKFDGCNSDSLELLAEGYRRMSLALNKTGRSIVYSCEWPFYLRPVQQPNYTEIKQYCNHWRNFYDVYDSWSSIRSILDWTALHQDTIVKIAGPGGWNDPDMLVIGNFGLSWDQAVTQMAMWAIMAAPLFMSNDLRHIRPEAKWLLQNKEVIAINQDPLGKQGYRIAKDKNFELWERPLSGQAYAVAVLNKQEIGGPQNFTLSFTFLGNGLACNPACSVRQVLPASRDWGVYSWVSSVGVEVNPTGTVLLKVMAL; the protein is encoded by the exons ATGGCGTCGGCCCTTCGCTCGTGGTTTTTCTGGGCTCCGGTGTCGTGGTGGCTGGGGGGGGTGTCGGCGTTAGACAACGGGCTGGCCCGGACGCCGCCGATGGGCTGGTTGCACTGGGAAAGGTTCCTCTGCGCCACCGACTGCGGCGCCGACCCGCGGCGCTGTGTTAG CGAGAAGCTCTTCGTGGAGATGGCCGACATGATGGTTGCCGAGGGCTGGAGGGACGCAGGCTACGAGTTTGTCTGCATCGACGACTGCTGGATGGCCCCGACGCGGGATGAGCACGGCCGGCTGCAGGCTGACCCGGAGCGGTTCCCCAGCGGGATCCGCAGGCTGGCCGACTAC GTCCATTCCAAGGGGCTGAAGCTGGGAATCTACAGTGACGTCGGGAACAAGACATGCGCTGGCTTCCCTGGAAGCTACAACTACTACGACCTGGATGCTCAAACGTTCGCTTCTTGGGGCGTGGACCTGTTGAAGTTTGACGGCTGTAACTCCGACTcgctggagctgctggcagaaG GTTACAGGCGCATGTCTCTGGCCCTGAACAAGACTGGGAGGAGCATTGTGTACTCCTGTGAGTGGCCTTTCTACTTGAGGCCTGTGCAGCAG CCCAATTACACAGAGATCAAACAGTACTGCAATCACTGGAGGAACTTTTATGATGTCTACGATTCCTGGAGCAGCATCAGGAGTATCTTGGACTGGACCGCACTTCACCAGGACACCATTGTGAAGATAGCTGGGCCAGGGGGTTGGAATGATCCTGACATG CTGGTGATTGGAAACTTTGGGCTGAGCTGGGATCAGGCGGTGACTCAGATGGCAATGTGGGCTATTATGGCAGCTCCCCTCTTCATGTCCAACGACCTGCGGCACATCAGGCCCGAGGCCAAGTGGTTGCTCCAGAACAAAGAGGTGATCGCCATCAACCAGGATCCGCTGGGCAAGCAGGGATACCGAATTGCCAAG GACAAGAATTTTGAGCTGTGGGAGCGGCCGCTGTCTGGCCAAGCCTACGCCGTGGCAGTGCTGAACAAGCAGGAGATTGGGGGACCCCAGAACTTCACCTTGTCCTTCACCTTTCTCGGCAATGGGCTGGCCTGCAACCCAGCATGCTCCGTCCGGCAAGTCCTGCCGGCCAGCAGGGACTGGGGAGTTTACAGCTGGGTCTCCTCCGTGGGTGTGGAGGTGAACCCAACAGGCACCGTGCTGCTGAAAGTCATGGCACTGTAA
- the RPL36A gene encoding large ribosomal subunit protein eL42 encodes MVNVPKTRRTYCKKCGKHQPHKVTQYKKGKDSLYAQGKRRYDRKQSGYGGQTKPIFRKKAKTTKKIVLRLECVEPNCRSKRMLAIKRCKHFELGGDKKRKGQVIQF; translated from the exons ATG GTGAACGTCCCGAAAACCCGTCGGACCTACTGCAAGAAATGCGGGAAGCACCAGCCGCACAAAGTCACCCAGTACAAGAAGGGGAAGGACTCCCTCTACGCCCAGG GAAAAAGACGCTACGATAGGAAGCAAAGTGGCTATGGGGGCCAGACGAAGCCCATCTTCCGCAAGAAG GCAAAGACCACAAAGAAGATTGTGCTGAGGCTGGAGTGCGTGGAGCCCAACTGCAGGTCCAAGAGGATGCTGGCAATTAAGAGGTGCAAGCATTTTGAACTGGGAGGAGACAAGAAGAGAAAG GGCCAGGTGATCCAGTTCTAA